In Patescibacteria group bacterium, one genomic interval encodes:
- a CDS encoding DMT family transporter: MKKSAIFYLTLASFSYGLFVVLVKYLLNLGLKSLPLVVSTGVFFFIFSILYCLFNFSYLKNISKRNWIKIFILGALATFTGRILMFVGQSFTTAINAGFLLKLTGLTTIPFAYFLLREKIEKKDYIAFLIMLIGTFLLVTGGRFDIPNIGDLLLILLVIIFGFTNTLAKQVMREVSPNSVSSLRLFFGNLLLFGFITPFLGKATFTPLTTNLALVFVGAILGFIYLFTFYRGIKLAGASTATIFFLLSAVFTTVFAYILLGESIGLVKGLGAVLMLIGAFFLAK, from the coding sequence ATGAAAAAATCTGCAATTTTCTATCTAACTTTAGCCTCATTTTCTTATGGTTTATTTGTGGTTTTGGTAAAGTATCTACTAAATCTCGGCTTGAAATCTTTACCTCTTGTAGTATCTACAGGAGTTTTCTTTTTTATCTTTAGTATTCTCTATTGCTTATTTAATTTTTCTTATCTTAAAAATATATCAAAGAGGAATTGGATTAAAATATTCATCTTGGGAGCGCTTGCCACCTTTACTGGTAGGATTTTGATGTTTGTCGGACAATCCTTTACCACAGCAATCAATGCTGGTTTTTTATTAAAACTAACAGGGTTGACTACAATTCCTTTTGCCTATTTTCTATTAAGAGAAAAGATAGAGAAAAAAGATTATATTGCTTTTTTGATAATGTTAATAGGAACCTTTTTACTGGTTACTGGGGGTAGGTTTGATATACCGAATATAGGAGATTTACTCTTGATTTTATTGGTAATCATTTTTGGTTTTACAAACACTTTAGCAAAACAAGTGATGAGAGAGGTTTCCCCCAATAGCGTTTCATCTTTAAGGTTATTTTTTGGAAACCTGCTTTTGTTCGGGTTTATTACTCCTTTTTTGGGAAAAGCAACATTTACACCTTTAACCACTAACTTAGCTTTAGTCTTTGTAGGTGCTATTTTAGGATTTATTTATTTGTTTACTTTCTACAGAGGTATAAAGCTTGCTGGAGCTTCTACAGCTACTATATTTTTTTTGTTAAGTGCAGTATTTACCACCGTATTCGCTTATATTCTCCTTGGAGAGTCAATTGGTTTAGTAAAGGGACTTGGGGCTGTTTTAATGCTAATTGGCGCATTTTTTCTTGCTAAGTGA
- a CDS encoding NUDIX domain-containing protein, with protein sequence MEDLLKIYVVAGVVIEKDGKFLLVQEKQPKCYGEWNLPAGRVEKGDSIEATAIKEAKEETGFDIELIDKIDIFQEAGENAVKHSFRAKIVGGELKFPKEELLNTHWFSFREIESMKEKLRGEWVLASIKKTLKRK encoded by the coding sequence ATGGAAGATTTACTCAAAATATATGTTGTGGCAGGAGTAGTTATTGAGAAAGACGGAAAATTCCTATTAGTTCAAGAAAAACAACCAAAATGCTACGGCGAATGGAATCTTCCTGCAGGAAGAGTAGAGAAAGGTGATTCAATTGAGGCAACAGCTATTAAAGAAGCAAAAGAAGAAACTGGATTTGATATTGAGTTAATAGATAAGATAGATATATTTCAAGAGGCAGGAGAAAATGCTGTAAAACACTCTTTCAGGGCTAAAATAGTCGGAGGAGAGTTAAAATTCCCCAAAGAAGAATTACTTAATACTCACTGGTTTTCTTTCCGAGAGATTGAATCTATGAAAGAGAAATTAAGAGGAGAGTGGGTATTAGCCTCAATTAAAAAAACTTTGAAAAGGAAATGA
- a CDS encoding DMT family transporter: protein MLAIIFALLSYFAWSTGDIFGTITTRKLGAYSTTFWTLLLGLIFCSFYIPFSLDQIQGLTLDIFFLNIILALIFVTSFLTYNEALRITHPSLVGPIAASFSALVVVFSVIFLKETITSYQILSILIIFLGAIISSLDFTELKKRKFTLNRGILLAIATMIIWGIYFTFIKIPVKKIGWFWPSYISFALFPLVYLFMRIRKIELKKPTYKRALLPLIMAVVILRIGDFSFNFAISKELTAIVAPIAGSYPTLFVVLSFLIFKDPIKKQQIFGIILTVVGIVLLSFLS, encoded by the coding sequence ATGTTAGCTATTATTTTTGCCTTACTTTCTTATTTCGCGTGGAGTACCGGAGATATTTTCGGAACTATTACCACCAGAAAGCTCGGTGCATATTCAACCACTTTCTGGACCTTATTATTAGGACTAATCTTTTGTAGTTTTTATATACCCTTTTCGTTAGATCAAATTCAGGGATTAACCCTTGACATTTTCTTTTTAAATATTATTCTTGCTTTAATTTTTGTAACTAGTTTTTTAACCTATAATGAAGCCTTAAGGATTACTCATCCTTCTCTTGTCGGCCCTATAGCAGCCTCATTTTCTGCTCTTGTGGTGGTGTTTTCTGTTATTTTTCTAAAAGAAACCATTACAAGCTATCAGATATTATCTATATTAATTATTTTTCTGGGGGCAATCATTTCATCATTAGATTTTACAGAACTTAAAAAAAGGAAATTCACTCTTAACAGAGGTATTCTATTAGCCATCGCAACAATGATTATTTGGGGAATATATTTTACCTTTATTAAAATTCCAGTTAAAAAGATAGGTTGGTTTTGGCCATCATATATTTCTTTCGCTCTTTTCCCTCTGGTTTATTTATTTATGAGAATCCGTAAAATTGAACTAAAAAAGCCAACTTATAAAAGAGCCTTACTGCCACTTATTATGGCAGTAGTTATTTTAAGAATTGGGGATTTCAGCTTTAATTTCGCCATCAGCAAAGAGTTAACTGCTATAGTTGCACCAATTGCAGGCTCTTATCCGACTCTTTTTGTGGTTTTATCATTTTTAATCTTTAAAGACCCAATTAAAAAACAACAGATTTTTGGAATTATTCTTACAGTTGTTGGAATTGTTCTTCTTTCGTTCCTGAGCTGA
- a CDS encoding type II toxin-antitoxin system VapC family toxin, with protein sequence MSHISIQSISGPVYLDANFLVAYFVKNHSNYKTSRQLFFYLVASKIIMYISNLGLDETLMKIYETYQQQTQKTFPFNYYADKFENVLKEIVEPSSPFRLIQFSDPVSGAKKAVSNIKQFNLRPRDAFHHAHMQDLGISQIVTKNKKDFEKIPGISLISF encoded by the coding sequence ATGAGTCATATAAGTATTCAATCTATTAGTGGCCCCGTCTATCTTGATGCTAATTTTTTAGTTGCTTACTTTGTTAAGAACCATTCCAATTATAAAACGAGTAGGCAACTTTTCTTTTATTTGGTTGCGTCTAAAATTATTATGTATATATCAAACCTCGGGCTAGATGAAACTTTAATGAAAATTTACGAGACTTATCAACAACAAACCCAGAAAACCTTTCCTTTTAATTATTATGCCGACAAGTTTGAGAATGTATTAAAAGAAATTGTTGAACCTTCATCTCCGTTTCGTCTAATACAATTTAGCGACCCAGTAAGTGGCGCAAAAAAAGCAGTTAGTAATATTAAGCAATTCAATCTTCGTCCAAGAGATGCTTTTCACCATGCGCATATGCAGGATTTAGGAATATCTCAAATCGTGACAAAAAACAAAAAGGATTTTGAAAAAATTCCAGGCATTTCTTTGATTTCATTCTGA
- the murC gene encoding UDP-N-acetylmuramate--L-alanine ligase — MKIHFIGIGGIGVSALSQYYLKKGWEVSGSDLVSSEITEILKNKGAKIFIGKHHAKNLSRGINLVIYTPAVQSDNPEFKEAKKRKIKLQSYPQALGELTKKYQTIAISGSHGKSTTCTMIALILIRAGLDPTVILGTKLREFGSSRVGTVGNFRFGKSKYLVIEADEWQASFLNYWPKIIVLTNIEREHLDYYKNLNHILKTYKKYILHLPKDGVLIANKDDPNTTKLLLLKSMRSTFSTIVGNVLHYSLRQNEAKKIKRILKIPGKHNISNALAALAVARVLKIPDKITFLALSEYEGSWRRFEIIKTKPFTLISDYAHHPTNVRVTLKAAREKFKRKKIWVVFQPHQYQRTYYLFDDFVKVLKAAPIDKLIITDIYDVAGREKKKIKGQVSSKKLVKAINKKWAICLPSIEKAANYLKKHLKGGEVVIVMGAGDIYKLCNQF; from the coding sequence ATGAAAATCCATTTCATTGGCATTGGCGGTATTGGAGTCTCAGCCCTATCTCAATATTATCTTAAAAAGGGCTGGGAAGTATCTGGCTCAGATTTGGTCTCATCTGAAATTACTGAAATCCTTAAAAATAAAGGAGCGAAAATTTTTATTGGAAAACATCACGCAAAAAATCTTTCCAGAGGCATTAATTTAGTAATTTATACTCCAGCTGTCCAGTCAGATAATCCTGAATTCAAAGAGGCAAAAAAAAGAAAAATAAAACTTCAAAGCTACCCTCAGGCTTTGGGCGAATTAACTAAAAAATACCAAACTATTGCCATTTCTGGGAGCCATGGAAAAAGCACTACTTGTACAATGATTGCCCTGATTCTAATCAGAGCTGGTCTTGATCCAACTGTAATTTTAGGAACTAAATTGAGAGAATTTGGGAGTTCCCGTGTGGGAACAGTGGGTAATTTCAGGTTTGGGAAATCAAAATATTTAGTTATTGAAGCTGATGAATGGCAGGCCTCTTTTTTAAATTATTGGCCAAAAATCATTGTTTTAACGAATATTGAAAGAGAACACTTAGATTATTACAAAAATCTAAATCATATTTTGAAAACCTATAAAAAATATATTTTACATCTTCCCAAAGACGGAGTGTTAATAGCCAATAAAGACGATCCCAATACCACCAAGTTATTATTATTAAAATCTATGCGTAGTACATTTTCTACGATCGTGGGAAATGTATTACATTATTCGTTGAGGCAAAATGAGGCAAAAAAAATAAAAAGAATTTTAAAAATTCCAGGAAAACACAATATTTCTAACGCCTTGGCCGCTTTGGCAGTTGCCAGAGTTTTAAAAATTCCAGATAAAATTACATTTTTAGCCCTTTCAGAATATGAGGGTTCTTGGCGTCGATTTGAAATCATTAAAACTAAGCCCTTTACTTTAATTTCGGATTATGCTCACCATCCAACAAACGTCAGAGTTACTTTAAAAGCGGCTAGAGAAAAATTTAAAAGAAAAAAAATCTGGGTTGTTTTTCAACCCCATCAATATCAAAGAACATATTATTTATTTGATGATTTTGTAAAAGTTCTTAAAGCAGCTCCAATTGATAAATTAATTATCACCGATATCTACGATGTAGCTGGCCGAGAAAAAAAGAAAATAAAAGGACAGGTTTCTTCAAAAAAATTAGTTAAAGCAATTAATAAAAAATGGGCAATTTGTCTTCCCTCAATTGAAAAAGCAGCTAATTATTTGAAAAAGCACCTAAAAGGTGGGGAAGTAGTAATAGTGATGGGCGCAGGAGATATTTACAAACTGTGTAATCAATTTTAA
- the thpR gene encoding RNA 2',3'-cyclic phosphodiesterase, which translates to MRHRVFIAVNLPENIKRKLTDFQEKWPELPTRWTKLENLHITLIFLGYISDEEVFEICKITKEVVQKNEPFSINLNKICYGPPKKMPPRMVWVKGEKSKKLTKLKNDLENALSASAGSKHRKETRPFSPHITLGRIRQWEFRKIEPEERPEVDIDLSLSFEVFSIEVMESFLKRGGSEYTILESTQLGKPVL; encoded by the coding sequence ATGCGCCACCGAGTTTTTATTGCCGTAAATCTACCAGAAAATATCAAAAGAAAATTAACTGATTTTCAGGAAAAATGGCCAGAATTGCCGACAAGATGGACAAAATTAGAAAATCTGCATATTACTTTGATTTTTTTGGGCTATATTTCAGATGAAGAAGTTTTTGAAATTTGCAAAATTACAAAGGAAGTGGTTCAAAAAAATGAGCCATTTTCTATAAATTTAAATAAAATTTGCTATGGTCCTCCCAAAAAAATGCCTCCTCGAATGGTCTGGGTTAAAGGAGAAAAATCAAAAAAATTAACTAAACTCAAAAATGATTTAGAAAATGCCTTGTCAGCCTCAGCTGGTTCAAAACATCGGAAGGAAACCCGGCCATTTTCACCCCACATCACTTTAGGAAGAATCAGGCAATGGGAATTCAGAAAAATTGAACCCGAAGAAAGACCAGAAGTTGATATTGATCTTTCTTTAAGTTTTGAAGTTTTCTCAATCGAGGTGATGGAAAGTTTTCTAAAAAGAGGAGGGTCAGAGTATACAATTTTAGAATCAACCCAATTAGGTAAACCTGTATTATGA